In Helicobacter bilis, a genomic segment contains:
- a CDS encoding DEAD/DEAH box helicase family protein yields the protein MFNKKLYETLLEEFGKRGLEDIEIPLYIKENLSKELRIYQEKALKYYYANVDSIKQNHLMFNMATGSGKTLIMAALILDCYKRGYRDFIFFVNSNSILEKTKANFADKYSSKYLFKESINIDSENVEINIINNLSESKNECINIHFTTIQALFSLFKTERENSLSFSDLVDKKIVLLADEAHHLNSDTKSKSEKENKEGWETIITKAYESNKENLLFEFSATIPQEANVLEKYTNKIIYEYALKEFCKDGYSKRIFLTKYNNETLEYRILGSMLTSLYRELLAQKHNIILKPVIMYKSESINESKQNQKFFINFLENLEASQISSFYENIDKESELLHKSLEFFKKEYGLSYANSIINFLKNNFKSLYILNTNDEKELEKNQVLLNTLEDTSNEIRVIFSVDKLNEGWDVLNLFDIVRLGSNKASKAITTKEVQLIGRGARYYPFKDHSFEFDSDSVYIRKYDNDLDNELNALERLSYHTINDVAFIKNLNESMNKQGLLFEEEKRRVDLIVNEKIKPIIDDNKIYYANNKRIRRGDLQLFSMTRAEIEQKIKGLQIPLFSNSIKESEEKFEIVKEEYDLQNSSTLETIIDTKYFLKAMNMLGLSFKEINKNLDFKSKRDFIENYLKKIYVCFSKKQTFNMENNIEIAKYILENFKSLKQSIKHEYEVSEFQSHKFNIGDRIIFKNDDNFEDSRFTWLYHKTFCYDSKLEREFLEFIESRKDDIDKMFSQWFIIRNEGFKEFKIYDNRVNEVTYGMGFEPDFIFFGKKLSERNDKFLSIQCFMETKGEHLAPKDGWKEDFLAMLKGKKLDTDTNQILTLESLPFFINKDISKNQTFIDEFDGFLNKQK from the coding sequence ATGTTTAATAAAAAGTTATATGAGACCTTACTAGAAGAGTTTGGAAAAAGAGGGCTGGAAGATATAGAGATACCTTTGTATATCAAAGAAAATTTATCTAAAGAGCTAAGAATCTACCAAGAAAAAGCACTGAAATATTATTATGCTAATGTAGATTCTATAAAACAAAATCATTTAATGTTTAATATGGCAACAGGCAGTGGGAAAACGCTGATAATGGCTGCTTTAATACTTGATTGCTATAAAAGGGGATATAGAGATTTTATTTTCTTTGTAAATTCTAATTCTATATTGGAAAAAACTAAGGCGAATTTTGCTGATAAATATTCAAGTAAATACCTTTTTAAAGAGAGTATCAATATAGATTCTGAAAATGTAGAGATTAATATTATTAATAATCTAAGTGAAAGTAAAAATGAATGTATCAATATACATTTTACGACCATACAGGCTCTATTCTCTTTATTTAAAACAGAAAGGGAAAATTCTTTAAGCTTTAGTGATTTAGTGGATAAAAAGATTGTGTTATTAGCTGATGAAGCACATCATTTAAATAGCGATACTAAAAGTAAAAGTGAAAAAGAAAATAAAGAGGGTTGGGAGACAATCATAACAAAGGCTTATGAAAGCAATAAAGAAAATTTATTATTTGAATTTAGTGCTACAATACCACAAGAGGCTAATGTTTTAGAAAAATATACAAATAAAATAATTTATGAATATGCTTTAAAAGAGTTTTGCAAAGACGGCTATTCTAAACGGATATTTCTAACAAAATATAACAATGAAACTTTAGAGTATAGAATCTTAGGCAGTATGCTAACAAGTCTTTATAGAGAGCTACTCGCACAAAAGCATAATATCATACTAAAACCTGTAATAATGTATAAAAGTGAATCTATAAATGAATCAAAGCAAAATCAAAAGTTTTTTATAAATTTTTTAGAAAATTTAGAAGCTTCTCAAATAAGTAGCTTTTATGAAAATATTGATAAAGAGAGTGAGCTTTTACATAAAAGCTTAGAATTTTTTAAAAAAGAATATGGTTTGTCGTATGCAAATAGCATTATCAACTTTTTAAAGAATAATTTTAAATCATTGTATATATTAAATACAAATGATGAAAAAGAGCTTGAAAAAAATCAAGTATTATTAAATACTTTGGAGGATACAAGCAATGAAATAAGAGTGATTTTTTCAGTAGATAAACTCAATGAGGGTTGGGATGTGCTAAACCTTTTTGATATAGTTAGACTTGGTAGTAATAAAGCTAGTAAGGCTATTACGACTAAGGAAGTGCAACTCATAGGAAGAGGTGCTAGATATTATCCTTTTAAAGACCACTCATTTGAGTTTGATAGTGATTCTGTTTATATAAGAAAATATGATAACGACTTAGATAATGAGCTAAACGCATTAGAGAGACTAAGCTATCATACCATTAATGATGTCGCATTTATTAAGAACCTTAATGAAAGTATGAATAAGCAAGGCTTGTTATTTGAAGAAGAAAAAAGGCGTGTAGATTTAATTGTCAATGAAAAGATAAAGCCTATTATTGATGATAACAAAATTTATTATGCCAATAATAAAAGGATTAGAAGAGGGGATTTACAACTTTTCTCTATGACAAGAGCTGAGATAGAGCAGAAAATAAAAGGACTGCAAATTCCACTTTTTTCAAACTCTATAAAAGAAAGTGAAGAGAAATTTGAGATTGTGAAAGAAGAATATGATTTACAAAACTCTTCAACACTTGAAACTATTATAGATACTAAATATTTTCTTAAAGCAATGAATATGTTAGGGCTTAGTTTTAAAGAAATTAATAAGAATCTTGACTTTAAAAGCAAAAGGGATTTTATAGAAAATTATTTAAAAAAAATATATGTATGCTTTTCAAAGAAACAAACATTTAATATGGAAAATAATATTGAAATAGCAAAGTATATTTTGGAAAATTTTAAATCCTTAAAGCAAAGTATCAAGCACGAATATGAAGTAAGTGAGTTTCAGTCTCATAAATTTAATATAGGCGATAGAATAATCTTTAAAAATGATGATAATTTTGAAGATTCTAGATTCACTTGGCTATATCATAAGACATTTTGCTATGATAGTAAGCTAGAAAGAGAATTTTTGGAATTTATAGAGAGCAGAAAAGATGATATTGATAAGATGTTTTCTCAATGGTTTATTATAAGAAATGAGGGATTTAAAGAATTTAAAATTTATGATAATCGCGTAAATGAAGTAACTTATGGAATGGGCTTTGAGCCTGATTTTATTTTCTTTGGCAAAAAATTGAGTGAAAGGAATGATAAGTTTTTAAGTATTCAATGTTTTATGGAGACAAAGGGAGAGCATTTAGCCCCTAAAGATGGTTGGAAAGAGGATTTTCTAGCAATGCTAAAGGGCAAAAAGCTTGACACAGATACAAATCAAATATTGACATTAGAATCTTTACCATTTTTTATAAATAAAGATATAAGCAAAAATCAAACATTTATTGATGAATTTGATGGGTTTTTAAATAAGCAGAAATAA
- a CDS encoding McrB family protein yields MDKIEWSKEERELFQNALRELKKQVDECLTRDIKIRFDKISSKGTTSQNIKNLLDFLNGSYTYSVGIGSMGGFLNPHSWIAFVRKDIVRAGFINTEKFSVRNGVYLFIAYQGYFENDPHFVLKFGFPDDGGIEVARCRAVNDMEQSGALERYSYVYPADSLDWERIINDFLEAMNYFNTFSLNDFIAINPQISGNDISQPQAQQTESIPLNQILYGPPGTGKTYHTIDKALEILGYVEWNESEKKFELNEKVLEKLKDLPFDIGTMSERDKKKALFDKFMEQGQIGFVTFHQSYGYEDFVEGIRPRLSGENDESQISEKMEYEIRDGIFKSMCKEAQIKGVKITYKTKVWKMSLGEKSRGEAEELQKHCFDSGVIRIGFDNIDDKTSVPNFFAMNVNDIVCVLYDNKTISLVGVISGEVKGDEGVKLSNRSTDHFKRFRKVRWLNTLDDRIDIYALNGNTALTQQTTYELTRIKPIQILERIKKPYVLIIDEINRGNISKILGELITLLEPSKRKGKKEALEVTLPYSQEPFSVPNNLYIIGTMNTADRSIALLDTALRRRFEFIEMMPNPSELEKISCDDGEIDLKELLKAMNNRIEFLLDRERTIGHAFFIDVKNLNDLKAVFKNKILPLLQEYFYDDYAKINAVLNDNGMLESKTMRDMEISLSDDFVDIDKRVWKITDSSQWKWWNFQKIYDNNAKKNPSPDNTESS; encoded by the coding sequence GTGGATAAAATTGAGTGGAGTAAAGAAGAGCGAGAATTGTTTCAAAATGCTTTAAGAGAGCTAAAAAAGCAGGTCGATGAGTGCCTTACACGCGATATAAAGATACGATTTGATAAAATTAGCAGTAAGGGGACAACATCGCAAAACATTAAAAATTTATTGGATTTTTTAAATGGAAGCTACACATATTCTGTTGGTATTGGTAGTATGGGAGGTTTTTTAAATCCGCATAGCTGGATAGCATTTGTGCGTAAGGATATTGTAAGGGCTGGTTTTATTAATACTGAAAAATTTTCAGTGCGAAATGGTGTTTATCTTTTTATTGCCTATCAGGGATACTTTGAGAACGATCCACATTTTGTTTTGAAGTTTGGCTTTCCAGATGATGGCGGGATTGAAGTAGCAAGATGTAGGGCGGTGAATGATATGGAGCAAAGTGGAGCATTGGAGAGATATTCTTATGTTTATCCTGCTGATTCATTAGATTGGGAAAGAATTATAAATGATTTTTTAGAAGCAATGAATTATTTTAACACATTTAGTCTAAATGATTTTATCGCTATCAATCCACAAATAAGTGGTAATGATATATCGCAACCACAAGCCCAACAAACAGAATCTATCCCACTCAATCAAATCCTTTATGGACCGCCGGGGACGGGGAAAACTTATCATACCATTGATAAGGCATTGGAGATTTTAGGTTATGTAGAATGGAATGAAAGTGAGAAAAAGTTTGAGCTTAATGAGAAAGTTTTAGAGAAGCTTAAGGACTTACCATTTGATATAGGCACAATGAGTGAGCGAGACAAGAAAAAGGCATTGTTTGATAAGTTTATGGAGCAAGGACAAATTGGCTTTGTAACCTTTCATCAAAGCTATGGATATGAGGATTTTGTAGAGGGGATTAGACCGCGACTTAGTGGCGAAAATGATGAGAGTCAAATAAGCGAAAAAATGGAATATGAGATTAGAGATGGAATCTTTAAGAGTATGTGCAAAGAAGCACAAATTAAGGGGGTAAAAATAACCTACAAAACAAAAGTGTGGAAAATGTCTCTTGGGGAAAAGAGTAGGGGCGAAGCAGAGGAACTACAAAAACATTGTTTTGATAGCGGAGTAATACGAATAGGTTTTGATAATATAGATGATAAAACAAGTGTGCCGAATTTTTTTGCGATGAATGTTAATGACATAGTGTGTGTATTGTATGATAATAAAACAATTAGCTTAGTTGGTGTCATATCGGGTGAGGTAAAAGGAGATGAAGGAGTGAAATTAAGCAATCGCAGCACAGATCATTTTAAACGCTTTAGAAAAGTAAGGTGGCTTAATACTTTAGATGATAGGATTGACATTTATGCCTTAAATGGAAATACAGCACTTACACAGCAAACCACCTATGAACTCACACGCATTAAACCAATACAGATCTTAGAACGCATTAAAAAACCTTATGTCCTAATCATTGATGAAATCAATCGTGGGAATATTTCTAAGATTTTAGGAGAGCTTATTACCTTGCTTGAGCCTAGCAAACGCAAAGGCAAAAAAGAAGCCCTTGAAGTTACGCTGCCCTATAGCCAAGAGCCTTTTAGTGTGCCAAATAATCTCTACATTATCGGCACGATGAATACTGCTGATAGAAGTATCGCATTGCTTGATACCGCACTGCGTAGGCGGTTTGAGTTTATAGAGATGATGCCAAATCCTAGTGAGCTAGAAAAAATCTCTTGTGATGATGGAGAAATAGACTTAAAAGAGCTTTTAAAAGCAATGAATAACCGCATAGAATTTTTGCTTGATAGAGAGCGAACAATAGGACACGCATTTTTTATAGATGTAAAAAATCTTAATGATTTAAAAGCTGTGTTTAAAAACAAGATTCTACCGCTTTTACAAGAGTATTTTTATGATGATTATGCCAAGATAAATGCGGTGCTAAATGATAATGGAATGCTAGAATCTAAAACAATGCGTGATATGGAAATTTCTTTAAGTGATGATTTTGTGGATATTGATAAAAGAGTATGGAAAATCACAGATTCTAGTCAGTGGAAGTGGTGGAACTTCCAAAAAATCTATGATAATAATGCTAAGAAAAATCCAAGCCCAGATAACACAGAATCTAGCTAA
- a CDS encoding McrC family protein yields MPTLYIAEYQSFGVEDIQKILDSTTSCHIERSEISNMESKRDISHLRTQYNKTLETCKIEDSKQKAQKIFNELKDFASDEKHSDFLAYKTKHALKAKNYVGTIQTKSGFCIEILPKTFNGEKIQDSKKCECKIRFEKERIKKAFEYLSENITHRESAQNNSQSNNMESSKIESNENPPNNKESKKLCNVCEAKMILLNCLATLKDTPFKQNSFANLHTLKLPLVEIFVRMFLDECERLIKAGLKSDYLCIAQNRAFLKGKLEFKGHITQNLIHKERFFTSSDEYTQDIAPNRLIKSSLEILACLNLSPSTQTKLDFMRFIFADINPSENVESDFIQCNNMNRAKEYEVILLWCKVFLGQKAFSPYVGSDKAIAFLFPMEKLFETFVSFWLKKCAKDFKVKTQESRKYLLQDENKNNIFCLKPDIVMRGKDRIIIVDTKWKIPDSSLDEKKYGISQSDLYQMWAYASKYRLESKKVSVVLIYPQCDKTKDIEKLWKDKKWIFKASLETNAESSKDFIKLDSNQNKDAMPESSISISLAFAPLL; encoded by the coding sequence GTGCCTACACTTTATATCGCTGAATATCAAAGCTTTGGAGTAGAAGATATACAAAAGATTTTAGATTCTACAACAAGTTGTCATATTGAGCGTAGCGAAATATCTAATATGGAATCTAAAAGAGATATTTCGCACTTACGCACTCAATATAACAAGACTTTAGAAACTTGTAAGATAGAAGATTCCAAGCAAAAAGCACAAAAGATTTTTAATGAGCTAAAAGACTTTGCTAGTGATGAAAAGCACAGCGACTTTCTAGCCTATAAAACAAAGCACGCACTCAAAGCTAAAAACTATGTCGGCACAATACAAACTAAAAGTGGCTTTTGTATAGAGATTTTGCCTAAGACTTTTAATGGTGAAAAAATACAAGATTCTAAAAAATGCGAATGTAAAATCCGCTTTGAAAAAGAAAGGATTAAAAAAGCTTTTGAGTATTTGAGTGAGAATATTACTCATAGAGAATCTGCACAAAATAACTCACAATCAAACAATATGGAATCTAGTAAGATAGAATCTAATGAAAATCCCCCTAACAACAAAGAAAGTAAAAAGCTTTGTAATGTTTGTGAAGCTAAAATGATTCTATTAAATTGCCTTGCTACACTTAAAGACACACCTTTTAAGCAAAATAGTTTTGCCAATCTTCATACGCTTAAACTCCCACTTGTAGAAATTTTTGTGCGTATGTTTTTAGATGAATGTGAGCGACTCATAAAAGCCGGGTTAAAAAGCGATTATCTTTGTATAGCACAAAATAGGGCATTCCTTAAAGGAAAGCTAGAGTTTAAAGGACACATCACGCAAAACCTTATCCATAAAGAGAGATTTTTCACAAGTAGCGATGAATACACACAAGATATAGCCCCAAACCGCTTGATAAAATCAAGCCTTGAGATTCTAGCGTGCCTAAATCTTAGCCCTAGCACACAAACAAAGCTAGATTTTATGCGGTTTATCTTTGCTGATATTAACCCAAGCGAGAATGTAGAATCTGATTTTATACAATGTAATAATATGAATAGGGCTAAAGAATATGAAGTGATTTTATTATGGTGCAAGGTATTTTTGGGACAAAAAGCTTTTAGCCCTTATGTTGGAAGTGATAAGGCGATCGCATTTTTATTTCCTATGGAGAAGCTTTTTGAAACTTTTGTGAGTTTTTGGCTCAAAAAATGTGCGAAAGACTTTAAAGTAAAAACACAAGAGAGTAGAAAATATCTACTACAAGATGAGAATAAAAATAATATATTTTGCTTAAAGCCTGATATTGTAATGCGTGGTAAGGATAGAATTATCATTGTGGATACCAAGTGGAAAATCCCAGATTCTAGCCTTGATGAGAAAAAGTATGGAATCTCACAAAGCGATCTCTATCAAATGTGGGCGTATGCGAGTAAGTATCGCTTAGAATCTAAAAAAGTTAGCGTAGTGCTTATATATCCACAATGTGATAAAACAAAAGACATAGAAAAGTTATGGAAAGATAAAAAATGGATTTTTAAAGCAAGTTTAGAAACTAATGCAGAATCCAGTAAAGATTTTATAAAGCTAGATTCTAATCAAAATAAAGATGCTATGCCAGAATCTAGCATTTCTATATCCCTTGCTTTTGCTCCGTTGCTGTGA
- a CDS encoding Na/Pi cotransporter family protein: MLNYGGVAMLARFQSLIRQYSITIMVIIVIYALSVNEQLGKLCAGVAILLFGMLFLGDGFKAFSGGFLEKTLTNSTKTSLRSVIFGTIVTTLMQSSSLVSVLSISFVSASLITLIQGIGVMFGANLGNTTGSWLIAGASSISISSLALPLIVGGLLFSFQGNLLYKGVGKILAGLGFFFLGVFYIKAGFEGFKDVMDLSQYELEGYKAVLGFLFIGALITSIIQSSHATLAIIITAYFEQQIGYEQALAAVLGTSVGGVVTALVASLSTNIEGRRLAVANCIFNFTTVFIVAVFFNYFVMINNAISDAIGLGQDSILRLAVFHTLFNLFGVILLIAFIPKIANFLTKTLKGHNTGESVPLFINDSILPYKDTALEALDNEVKHLYDNAFAIISHTIGFSRADIRSTKEFDEIKNNKDWFKQTFNVTELYNTQIKVLFNAIMDFSTKLQTFANETQYVERIVALQIASRKIAEATKNIGLLQANMKKHATGNNPALQKEYDDMRLELGQLLRMIEEIKHAPKESLEALKDDLKKQKKFFKQQDKDAFNVVEKLIQENAINAANGTSLLNDLSFIHNIAKELISAANHIYGMSNIKAVGKANMQD, translated from the coding sequence ATGTTAAACTATGGTGGTGTGGCTATGTTGGCTAGGTTTCAATCTTTAATACGACAATATTCTATAACTATAATGGTGATTATTGTAATCTATGCGTTGTCAGTGAATGAGCAGCTTGGGAAATTGTGTGCCGGGGTTGCTATTTTGCTTTTTGGTATGCTTTTTCTAGGCGATGGGTTTAAGGCATTTTCTGGTGGATTTTTGGAAAAGACGCTTACAAATTCCACAAAGACATCACTTCGCAGCGTAATATTTGGCACGATTGTTACCACGCTTATGCAGTCATCAAGCCTTGTGTCAGTTTTATCTATCTCATTTGTGAGTGCCTCTTTAATCACTTTGATACAGGGTATTGGCGTGATGTTTGGGGCAAATCTTGGCAATACGACTGGTTCATGGCTTATCGCTGGGGCATCTTCGATCAGCATTTCATCACTTGCCCTGCCGCTTATTGTTGGTGGTTTGCTTTTTAGTTTTCAGGGGAATTTACTTTATAAAGGTGTAGGCAAGATTCTAGCGGGGCTTGGCTTCTTTTTCTTGGGCGTGTTTTATATTAAGGCTGGTTTTGAGGGCTTTAAAGATGTTATGGACTTATCTCAATATGAGCTTGAAGGCTATAAGGCAGTGCTTGGCTTCCTTTTTATCGGCGCATTGATTACTTCTATTATCCAAAGCTCACATGCTACACTTGCGATCATTATTACCGCATATTTTGAGCAGCAGATAGGTTATGAGCAGGCTTTAGCTGCGGTGCTTGGCACAAGTGTTGGTGGGGTGGTAACTGCCCTTGTAGCTTCACTTAGCACAAATATTGAGGGGAGAAGATTAGCGGTTGCAAATTGTATTTTTAACTTTACGACCGTGTTTATTGTCGCAGTGTTTTTTAACTACTTTGTGATGATAAATAATGCGATTTCTGATGCTATTGGTTTGGGGCAAGATTCTATTCTTAGACTCGCTGTATTTCATACACTTTTTAACCTTTTTGGTGTGATATTGCTTATCGCATTTATACCAAAGATTGCTAATTTTCTCACTAAAACTTTAAAAGGACACAATACAGGTGAAAGTGTGCCTTTATTTATTAATGATAGCATATTGCCATATAAAGATACTGCGCTTGAAGCACTTGATAATGAAGTCAAGCATCTCTATGATAATGCTTTTGCGATTATTTCTCATACGATAGGATTCTCTAGGGCAGACATTCGCTCTACAAAAGAGTTTGATGAGATAAAGAACAATAAAGATTGGTTTAAACAAACCTTTAATGTTACTGAGCTTTATAATACGCAAATTAAAGTATTGTTTAATGCGATTATGGACTTTTCCACAAAGTTACAAACTTTTGCAAATGAAACGCAATATGTTGAACGCATTGTAGCATTACAGATTGCCTCAAGGAAAATCGCAGAAGCAACCAAAAATATCGGTTTATTACAAGCAAACATGAAAAAACATGCAACAGGCAATAACCCCGCATTGCAAAAAGAATATGATGATATGCGTTTGGAGTTAGGACAGCTTTTGCGTATGATTGAAGAGATTAAACACGCACCAAAAGAAAGTCTGGAAGCCCTAAAAGATGACCTTAAAAAACAAAAGAAGTTTTTTAAACAACAGGATAAAGATGCCTTTAATGTCGTAGAAAAACTGATACAAGAAAATGCGATTAACGCAGCTAATGGCACTTCGCTTTTGAATGATTTATCATTTATTCACAATATAGCAAAAGAACTCATTAGTGCGGCAAATCATATCTATGGCATGTCAAATATCAAGGCAGTTGGCAAAGCAAACATGCAGGATTAG
- the dapA gene encoding 4-hydroxy-tetrahydrodipicolinate synthase yields the protein MPLGAMSALITPFKNGKIDTQTYEYLIKRQIKYGMDACVPAGTTGESATMSHSEHKECIEIAVQTCRGTGIKVLAGAGSNNTTEAIELAQFAEKCGADAILSVAPYYNKPTQEGIYRHYKAIADSVNIPIMLYNVPSRTGCNIEVETAIRLFKSVKNIYAIKEASGMLDKVYSLMNMQEADSQKRFHVLSGDDALNYGILCSGGSGVVSVTGNIFPQDIANLCHFAIEQKNDESLAISNKLYGINKALFFESNPIPIKAAMFLQGLIPTLEYRLPLCEPSKECKALLEKTLQHYEVQK from the coding sequence ATGCCATTAGGTGCGATGAGTGCATTAATCACCCCATTTAAGAATGGAAAAATAGACACGCAGACTTACGAGTATCTTATCAAGCGACAAATCAAATATGGTATGGACGCATGTGTGCCAGCAGGCACGACAGGCGAGAGTGCGACTATGAGTCATAGCGAACATAAAGAGTGTATAGAAATTGCCGTGCAAACATGTAGAGGCACAGGCATAAAGGTATTAGCAGGGGCTGGGAGCAATAATACGACTGAAGCCATTGAGTTAGCGCAATTTGCAGAGAAATGCGGGGCAGATGCTATATTATCAGTTGCCCCATATTACAATAAGCCCACGCAAGAGGGCATTTACAGGCACTATAAGGCAATAGCAGATTCTGTAAATATACCTATTATGCTTTATAATGTCCCATCACGCACAGGCTGTAATATCGAGGTAGAAACAGCGATAAGGCTTTTTAAATCAGTGAAAAATATATATGCAATTAAGGAAGCAAGCGGTATGCTTGATAAAGTGTATTCGCTTATGAATATGCAAGAGGCTGATTCACAGAAGAGATTCCATGTTTTAAGTGGTGATGATGCACTTAATTATGGGATTTTATGCAGTGGTGGAAGTGGCGTTGTATCAGTAACGGGCAATATTTTCCCACAAGATATTGCTAACCTTTGTCATTTTGCAATAGAGCAAAAAAATGATGAGAGTTTAGCTATTTCTAATAAACTTTATGGTATAAATAAAGCTTTGTTTTTTGAGAGCAATCCTATCCCTATCAAAGCGGCGATGTTTTTGCAGGGGCTTATCCCTACTTTAGAATATCGACTGCCATTGTGTGAGCCAAGCAAGGAATGCAAAGCGTTGCTTGAGAAAACTTTACAACATTATGAGGTGCAAAAATGA
- a CDS encoding enoyl-ACP reductase — MKEQLTSEYMKGKTLVISGATRGIGKAILYRFAREGVNVAFTYNKNEEEAQKIAQDLESKYQIKARYYPLNVLEPEQYVGLFEQIDKDFDRVDFFISNAIIYGRSVVGGFAPFMRLKPKGLNNIYTATVLAFVVGAQEAVKRMQKVGGGNIVTLSSTGNLVYMPNYAGHGNSKNAVETMVKYAAQDLGEFNIRVNAVSGGPIDTDALKAFPDYDEVKAKVEEQSPLKRMGTPNDLAGAAFFLCDNTQSSWLTGQTIVIDGGTTFV; from the coding sequence ATGAAAGAACAACTGACAAGTGAATACATGAAAGGCAAGACTCTAGTTATAAGTGGTGCTACTCGGGGTATCGGCAAGGCTATTCTTTATCGCTTTGCACGAGAAGGTGTAAATGTAGCTTTTACTTATAATAAGAATGAAGAGGAAGCGCAAAAAATCGCACAAGATTTAGAATCTAAGTATCAAATCAAAGCAAGATATTATCCGCTAAATGTATTAGAGCCAGAGCAGTATGTAGGGCTATTTGAGCAGATTGATAAAGATTTTGATAGAGTGGATTTCTTTATATCAAATGCTATTATTTATGGACGAAGTGTTGTTGGTGGGTTTGCACCATTTATGCGTTTAAAGCCTAAGGGGTTAAATAATATTTACACAGCAACCGTGTTAGCCTTTGTCGTTGGCGCACAGGAGGCGGTTAAGCGTATGCAAAAAGTAGGCGGTGGAAATATTGTAACACTTAGCTCCACAGGGAATCTTGTCTATATGCCAAACTATGCAGGGCATGGCAACTCTAAAAATGCAGTAGAAACAATGGTAAAATACGCCGCACAAGATTTAGGCGAGTTTAATATCCGCGTAAATGCAGTGAGTGGCGGACCTATTGACACAGACGCACTAAAAGCTTTTCCGGACTATGATGAGGTAAAAGCAAAGGTTGAAGAACAAAGTCCATTAAAAAGAATGGGAACGCCAAATGACTTAGCGGGGGCTGCATTCTTCCTTTGTGATAATACGCAAAGCTCTTGGCTAACAGGGCAGACAATCGTCATTGATGGTGGCACAACTTTCGTGTAA